TTTCAAGTCCGGAAGCGATTGAAGAGTTCGGTGCGGAATACGGCAGCAACCCGGTCGGCACCGGTCCGTTCATCTTTGGGGAATGGCAGCGCAACGACCGCATCGTGCTGAATGCGTTTGAAGATTACTGGCTTGAGGATCACCCGAAAGTAAGCCAAGTTATCTTCCGGACCATCCCTGAAAACTCAGCCCGCCTGAATTCACTTCTAAGCGGTGAAGTCGACATGATCAATGGCGTGGACCCGGAAAACTACGAGACCATCGAAGAGAATCCCGACTTGAAGTTGCTCTCGCGGCCGCCGCTCAATATCGGTTATCTCGGCCTCACTGTGACACGAGAACCATTCGACAATCCGCTCGTCCGGCGGGCACTGAATCATGCAGTGGATAAAGAAGCGATGATTGAAGCATTCTTCGGAGGGCAGGCAATTCCGGCGAAGAACCCGATTCCGCCGGCAGTAGCCGGCTATAACGATGAACTTGAGCCTTATCCGTTTGATCCGGAAAAAGCGAAAGAGCTACTCGCTGAAGCCGGCTACCCGGATGGCTTCGAAATGGAGTTGTACGCAATGCCCGTTGCCCGTCCGTATATGCCGGATGCCGGCCGGGTCGCTGAATACCTGCAGTCCAGCTTTGCGGATATCGGCGTAACAGCTGAAATCGTCACATTCGAATGGGCGACATATCTCGAGAAAGCGAAAAACGGAGAGGCGGATGCCTTCCTGCTCGGTTGGACCGGGACGAATGGTGACGCAGATGATTTCATCTATTCCCTATGGCATGGTGAAAACATCGGTTCCCTGAATTCCACTCAGTATGACAATCCCGAACTGAATGCGATTCTCGAGGAAGCGCGGACCATTACCGACCAGGAACAGCGAAATGAACTGTATCGGGAAGCACAGGAAATCATGCATGAAGATGCACCGATCATTCCGCTTGTCCATGCCTCCCCTGCCTTGGCCGCAAAAGAAAACGTCATTGGATTCGATCCGCATCCGACAGGCCGTGTGATCACCACGACAATTGATTTCGAAGAATAAGAAGCACAGTGGCCAGGCGGGTACCCACCCGCCTGTTGCCGTGAAAAAGGAGGAACTCTGCATTGACACAGACAACTGAGGAACAGACTATTAAAAAAGCGTTCGATCAATTAGATAAGCTTTACCCGGAAATGGTGGAAATCCGCCGGGACCTGCACATGAATCCGGAACTGTCATTCCAAGAGCAGCGCACCCCCGCCTTCATCGCCAAGTATTTGAAAGACCTTGGCATCGAAGTTCAAACAAACGTCGGTGACGGCGGGGTTGTCGGCACGCTGCGGGGAGGAAAACCCGGCAAGACGATTGCTTTGCGTGCTGATTTTGATGCGTTGCCGATCGAAGACGAAAAAGAAGTGCCGTTCAAATCTCAAGTGCCAGGCGTGATGCATGCCTGCGGCCATGATATTCATACAGCTGCGCTGCTTGTGACAGCGAAGGTGCTGATCGGCATGAAAGAAGAAATTCCCGGGACTGTCGTGTTCCTGCACCAGCATGCCGAAGAGCTGGCTCCGGGTGGCGCAAAAGCGATGGTCGAAGATGGCTGCCTCGATGGTGTCGATGAAGTGTATGGCGCCCATGTGGAAGTGAATTTCCCGGTCGGCCAGATCGCGGTCAATGATGGATACGTCCAAGCCTCTTCTGACGCGTTTGACATCACGATCCACGGGAAAGGCGGCCATGGGGCTGAACCGCATCGCAGCGTCGATCCGCTTGTGATCGGCAGCCATCTCGTCGTGGACCTGCAGCATATCGTCAGCCGCCGGGTCGATCCGCTGAAACCCGCCCTTATCACAATCGGCGCGTTCAATAGTGGGGATGCCCATAACATCATCCCGGATAAGGCGTTTCTGAAAGGTACTGCCCGCACATATGATCAGGATGTGCGGCGGCAGGTTGAAGATGAACTGAAGCTCATCGTTCGGCACACCGCAGAAAAATACAGAGCGAAAATCGATGTGGATTTTACCCACGGCTACATTTCACTTTACAATCATCCGAAAGAAACGGCATTCATCAAAGAGCGATCGGAAGAAATCGTCGGTAAAGACAATGTCGTCATTAAGCCGCCGGATATGGGCGGTGAGGATTTCGCTTATTATGTCGATAAAGTACCCGGTTCATTCTTTTGGGTCGGCGGCGGAAATCCCGAAATTGATGCAATTTATCCGCATCACCATCCGAAATTCGATGTTGACGAGAAATCCATGCTGCTGACAGGTAAAGTGTTCGCCTCTGCAGTCCTGAACAGCTGAACCACTCGCATGCCACTTTCAGCGGAATTTAGTTTATGATAATAATAGAAGCTGATAGTAAAGGTGGGATGGCCATGAACGATAAATTCAAAGAAGCGAGAGAACGGATCATCGATCAAAACTCAGAGAGCCAGACACTGTTCGGCATGTCGCCCACTGTCCGGCGTCTGATGTCGGTCATGTACTATAATGAAAAACCCATGACACTGGATGAGATGACCGAGATGCTCGGCATGAGCAAAGCGAGCATGAGCAACGCCGTCCGTGAGCTCGACGAGATGGGCCTTGTTGAGAAAGTGTGGCGCAAAGGCGAACGCAAAGACCTGTACCGGGTGGAGGAAGATAATTACGAGAGCTTCTTCAAGTATTTTGGCTATCACTGGCGGAAAGTACTGACACCCAAAAAGAGTTCACTCCGAAAATCGATCAGCGAGCTGAACGATTTGAAAGCAGCCGGTGATCTGGATGCGGAAACGGCAGAACAGATCGACAAGGATCTCTTAAAACTTGAAGCGGGGCTTGAGTATTATGACTGGCTCAGCCGACTTGTGGATTCTTTTGAATCGCATGAGATTTTTGATTATATTCCTAAAAAACCGGCCGGGGAAAAAATTCCGGAATAATCCTGCTGCAAGGCGCCGAAACTTTGGCGCCTTTTTGTTTTGCGCACTTTTTGCATCGTCTGTCGGGAGTTATCGAAATAAGCTTATTCTACGCTGTTCTTCTCCTATGATCTTTGAATATCTTCTATAAAAAACAGAAATTTCATTTAAATGTACTTTTTTTGCTATATACTGAATACTGTGACGTTCAACTTATTGGATGGACAATTTAAGTAAAAACCCAGGAGGTGTTTGCGTGCAGATCAAGAGAAAACGATTCCTTATTCCATTAGAAGTTCCGATTCCCCGCTCTCCCTCGTAATGCAATTGCACTTCATTCATAAAATCTTATAACTGCCTAAGGATGATATTCTTATAATTGGAGTGAAGCCTGCAATGAATAAAAAACAGATTACCTCTATCTTAATCGCTTTACCTTTATCCACCTTTCTTCTTTCCGCTTGTTCCGGCAATGAAGCAGCAGATCCCGGGGCTGATGGAACTACCCAGGATATTTTTGTGTTTGCCCGCGGAGGGGATGCCGTGTCCCTTGATCCATCGGAGGTGACCGATGGCGAATCGGAAAATGTGGCCCAGAGCATCCTGGAAACGCTGACCACATTCACCGAAGGCGGGACGACTGTCGAGCCATTGCTTGCAACTAACTGGACCGAGTCAGAGGATTCGCTGACGTACACTTTTGAACTTCGGGAAGGCGTGAAGTTCCATGACGGAACGGACTTTACTGCAGAAGACGTCGTCTATAATTTCGAACGCTGGATGAACGGCAACGGCCAAAGCGCGCCGATGTACGGCAACGTTTTTGGCGGCTATGAAGGAGACGAAACTCATGATTTCGCTTCCATCGAAGCCATCGATGAATACACGGTTGAGTTTACATTGAACTCACCGCAACCGACATTTCTGAAAGACTTGGCTCTGACTCCATTCTCCATTTCGAGTCCGGAAGCGATCGAGGAATTCGGCGAAGACTATCGAAGCAACCCGGTCGGCACCGGCCCATTCGTCTTTGAGGAGTGGCAGCGCAACGACCGCATCATGCTGAATGCGTTTGAAGATTACTGGCTTGAGGACCACCCGAAATTGGAGCAAGTCATTTTTCGAACCATCCCGGAAAACTCCGCCCGAATGAATGCGCTATTGAGCGGCGAAGTGGATATGATTGCCGGTGTGGATCCTGAAAATATTGAACAGATTAAAGAAAATCCGGAGCTGGAACTGTACTCGCGACCACCGCTTAATCTCGGCTATCTTGGAATGACGGTGACACATGAACCGTTCGATGATCCGCTCGTGCGCCGGGCGCTCAGCCATGCCGTTGATAAAGAAGCAATGATTGAAGCTTTCTTTGGCGGTCAGGCGATCCCGGCAAAGAATCCGATTCCGCCGGCTGTTGAAGGGTATAATGACGACATCGAACCTTACCCGTATGATCCTGAAAAAGCGAAAGAAATGCTTGCAGAAGCCGGTTATCCGGATGGCTTCGAAATGGAATTATGGGCCATGCCGGTGTCCCGGCCTTATATGCCGGATGCAGCAAATGTAGCGGAATACCTGCAGTCCAGTTTTGCTGATATCGGCATCACCGCTGAAATTGTGACATATGAATGGGCTACGTATATTGAAAAAGCAATCGACGGTGAAGCAGATGCCTTCCTTCTTGGTTGGACCGGAATGAACGGGGATGCAGATAACTTCTTATATACGCTGTGGCATGGCAGTAACATCGGAGCGACAAATTCAACACAGTATGATAACCCGGAACTGAATGCCATACTGGATAAAGCGCGCACGATTACAGACTCAGAACAACGCAACGAACTGTACCGGCAAGCCCAGGAAATCATGCACGAGGATCCGCCTGTCATTCCGCTTGTCCATACATCGCCTTCTCTTGCAGGGAAAGATAATATCACCGGATTTGATCCGCATCCGACAGGGCGGGTGATAACGACAACTATCGATTTTGAATAATCATATATAAAAAGGATGGAGTAAAACGCTCCATCCTTTTTATCAGCCAAATTTCTTTTCAAGCCGTACCATCAAATCCTCTGCCATTTCTTCTAAAAATGAATGATTCACATTCTGAAAAAACTTCAGAACGACTTCATGGCCGGCACCATCTTCAGTTAAATAGCTGAAGTACTGCTTCTGCCCATTGATCGATACTGATCGATACGACTACATCGTGTTCCCCGTGCATCAGCAGAATCAGTGAGTTGCCCTTGTTCTTGCTAGTCGGATCATTCTTTTATCACCGCCTCTTTTTCTCCTCTATCTCCCCTTTCCCATATCATGCCTTGCTGAAATGGTGTCTTTATTTTGCCGATTCTTCACTTCGTCCATTTTTTTATAAAAACTCTCCTCAAGGTCCACTTCAAAGAAATTCGCGAATTTTGTGATATACGCCAGACAGTCGGCGAGTTCTTTTCCGATGTCCCCTCTCACCGTTTCCTGCGCCAGCCGAAACGCTGTCTCTTCATCCATTCCTTCTGAAGCATACCGATACGTCAGATTGAACATTTTCCGCAGTTCTTCTGCCACTTCCCCGACTTCCGTAGTCAGCAGCATATAATTATTCAATAATGAAGCCCGGCTTCCTTCAAAACTCTTTTCATCAACTTCCCAACCCATTTCACGCTGAAATTGCCCGGCAAATTCCTGTATGTCTTTCATCCAGTACCCCGTTTCATTTTCTTTCTATCGTAGCACACTCTGTACTGTCACTTGCTGCGCAGTCGCCTGAAGAAGAAAATCTCGATTTCCGAGAGTAACAATGCCAAAATCGGGAATACAGAATCTATGGTTCACTCCAGAAATGACAGAAAGGAATGATTTTATAATGACACAGCTTTTATATATCACCGCGCATCCTCATGACGATACGCAATCGTACAGCATGGCGGTGGGAAACGCATTTATCGAGACATACAAAAAAGAAAACCCCGACCATGAGGTTGTGAATGTCGATCTTTATACGGAGCACATCCCGCAGCTGGATATTGATATCTTCAGCGGCTGGGGTAAGCTTCAGTCGGGCACAGGATTCGAAGAGCTGTCGGCGGAAGAAAAAGGCAAAGTCGGCCGACTCTCGGAACTCAGCGAACAATTTATCGCCGCTGATAAATATGTGTTCGTCACGCCAATGTGGAATTTTTCATTTCCACCGGTCATGAAAGCGTATATCGACTCAATTGCCGTCGCCGGTAAAGCTTTCAAGTACACCGCGGAAGGGCCGATTGGGCTGTTGACCGATAAAAAAGCGTTGCACATCCAATCCCGTGGAGGCATTTACTCGGAAGGACCCGCTGCTGAAATGGAAATGGGACATCGCTATCTGGATATCCTGATGCAATTCTTCGGCGTTCCGTCATTTGACGGGCTGTTCGTCGAAGGACATGCGGCCATGCCGGAGAAAGCGGATGAAATTAAAGAAGATGCAATTGCCCGCGCCAAGAAAGCCGCACAGAACTTCTGATTTACGCCAATTCGCTGAATGATTAGAGGACCGCTGCAGAAGCGGTCCTCTTCTCTTTTTGGTATTGTTTTCTGAATATTGTTGATAATAACGGACAAGAATGATAAACTGGTCTTACAGTACCGAATTTGCAGGCTGGAGGTGACCACCATGAACGGCAAACCACTTCATTTTGACGGCAGCAGCCATCCTGTCAGCACAAACAGCAGCAAAGAGCCACGGCAACCTTTCAAACTGACACTTGAGATGAGAAAATATCTTAGCGGAAATCCCTATCAGATCCCAAGCAGCAAATAATTGCATATCCGCACATCGAAGCCATCCCTGGAACCAGTCCTCTTATCAGTTAAGAGAACCGGTTCGAGGGATGGCTTATTTCATTGTCTTTCACAGACTGACACATCCATCCATTTCTATGGCGCTGCCGTTCCACAGACCTCCTGAACCTTTCAACCCGCTTAAGCCACTCATTTTTTCTTCCGCTCTCGGTTCATCAGGTCTTTCAGAATAACCTGCCCCCTCCTTTCATCACAGGGATTTTACCGCTTCCCATTGCTAATTAACTGAATTTTATTAATACATTTACTGTTATAGAATTTATTGCTACGATTTTGCTGACAGCCTTTCCGGCTGTGAAAATCCGAACTGGACAAAGAGGAGTGGGAGCAATATGATCAGGAAAAAATTGTTTACAACAATGGGGATTCTGGGACTGTGTACGGCACTTGCCATGCCGGCTTATGCGGCAGAAACCGCAAGCCAGGCAGAGACGCATCATCATGACCAGGCCATTTCAGGATTCATTGATTACGAGGAAATGCAGAAGACGCTGCTGCAGATCGAAAAAACAAGCAAAGGCCTTGTTGAAGTCGATGTTGCCGGGCAGTCGTTTGAAGGCCGTGACATTTTCACAGCGCGCGTCGGCACAGGCGATAAAGTCATCCTTATCCAGAGTGAAATCCATGGCAATGAAAAAACCGGTACAGTTGCTCTCCTCAATCTGCTGAAAGAACTGTCCAATAACTCGAAGCAGTCGCAGGCCATCCGTGAAGAAGTGACGCTTGTGGTCATGCCGCAGATGAACCCGGACGCGTCCGTCGCCGACAAACGCGCCAACAGCATGACATGGGCGGATGTGGTTGCCGACTTCCCGCAACTGGCGGGGGCGGAGCCAGCATGGAATTATTACGATGACCGGGTGATTCAATCCTATGATTACGCGGCGAATCCCGGCTTCGATGTGAACCGCGACTTTAATCCGGACTTTGACTATGTGCCGGAGGCGGACGACTTCCCGGGCAGCTCGAATGATCCGGGCTGGTTCATCACACCGGAAGCGCAGACATCCCGCGATGTTTATACAGCCCTTCAGGAAGAGTTCGGAAATGTGGACGTCTTCATCGATCTCCACCACCAGGGCAAGTACTATGTTGCCGGCACTGATAATCCCGTGACGCTTTCGCTGTCCGCCCAATTCGTTCCGGATCCAAGCACACCGGAAGGCGCAGAGTACGCGGAATACGCGGATACGTATAATTACGATTTCTCACGCCAGCTGAATGTTGCTGCTTATGAGTCACTGCAGTCACACGGCAATTCGGTTTTCTCAAATATCTCACTTTATTCGCAAGGCCTTGATTTGCCAGGTACTGCGCTTGCCTCCTATGCGCTGAACGGCAGCGGAACGGTACTGTTCGAAGTCCGCGGCCAGACGCAGATGATGGGCCATAAAGAAAAAGGCAAACTCGTCAAAGCAGTCGAACGCGGACTGACCGGCATCATTGAAGCGGTCGCGGACGGCTCGGTTGAAACGCTTGATCCGGAAGTATATGAAACCATTCCGACAACGGCATACCGTCCCGCAGATTTATAAGCAATTGGAAAAAACCCCGTATCGGCATGAACTGGGCCCCATTTAATGGACAATTTAATAAAAGTACCCTGCAGCTAGGCTGCGATGAGATGACTCCGGTATTGGGCCGGCGTCATCTTTTTTAAATTCCATTGTTTTCGTGTTCCATTGTAATGCTCCATGTACTCATCAACCAGCGTTTTCAATTCGGCTAGACTGGTCGCCTGTTTAAAATCAACGTCATCCTTAAAGTGACCAAAAACGATTCCATGGGGGCGTTGTCGATACAGTTGCCCCTACGGGACATTGACTGAGTCAATCCCAGTTCCTTTACGCGCTGTTGATATTCCGGATGAGTATAGTGGAAACCCTGATCGGAATGAATCATTGCTTCCGGGTGGATGTTTCCATCCAACGCTTCCTTCAATTTCTTTAATGTACGATAAACAATTTCCATCGTGAGAGTGGTCGTAACTTCATAGGCGACGATTTCACGGCTGGCGACATCTTTCACGGCGGACAGATACGTCATTTGCCCTGAACGGTTGGGCAAGTAAGTGATATCGGTGACGAATACCTTGCCAGGTTCATCTTGATCGAATTCCCGGTTTAACAGGTTGGGGCAAACGGCGTGTTCCTGTGTGGCTTTGGCGATTTTCTTATAGGGATTCGCTTTCCGGATGTTGGCGAAGAGGTTGAACTTGCGCATGAGGCGCAGAATCTTTTTGTGGTTCATCGGCGTTTCCAGCAGTTCGGCCAGCGCCATATAAAAGCCGCGGTACCCGATTTTCCCACGATACGCATCGTAGATGCTTTTGAGCAACAGGTAATCTTGGTAGTCCTGCTCTTCGCGAATTGCGTGTTGTTCCATCTTTTCCAGCCAAGCATAATAGCCACTGCGGCTGACATTGGCTGTGTGACAAAGGATTTTCACCAAGTGTTTCAATTGAAATTTGCGGATCACTGCGTTGATCGCTTCATACTTTTCCGCTGGGGTCAGCTGCGTCTCTTCGCCTGCCTCTCGAGCTCCTCGAGCTTTTTTAGTAATTCATTTTCCGCTTCCAGGTATTTGATGCGCGCTTCCGCTTTCTCCAGCTTTTTCTCAGCGGAGAGATCGTTCGTAGAAGGGTGGCCTGTACTGCCTTTTCCGCGGCGCTCTTCGAAGAAGCCCTGTTCGCCGTAGAGTTGATACGACTTCCGCCAGCGTTTAAGCGCACTTTTTGGCTTATCTGTCCCAATCACCATCAGGTCAAATCCGTGTTCAACAAAGATTTGAGAAGGTCCTTTCCCTTGCAGGTTTTCTTTAACCGCCTTCACCTTGAACTCAGGTGTATATTGGATAGCACGCTCCGATACAGCCGCGACATTGGGATTCGCTTCCAACTGCCGACACTGATGTTCGTTGAAAATAATCTTACTCATGTCAATCGCTCCCGTTCCAGTAGTTATGTTCAGTATACTGGGGTCTGAAAACAGAAAGAACCCCAAATGGGGTCACTTTTATAAAGTGTCTACCATTTGGGGTTCAGTTCAGCAATGCCGATACGGGGTTTTTCTCCATAGAGAATTTAGTAGTACATCCAGAGTCCTGCAATGGATAATGCGAATGATACAATCGAGCAGGCAACGACTGTATGAAACAGCCAATCTCCCATTGACCGTTTAAATTCCTGCAGGGAGGCATCCTGCTTGAGCTGCTCGTCTGCCCGTTCCATCGCATTTGAGCGCCCTGTGACTGCTTGTCCGAGACGCTGAAACCCATCCAGGAACAGCTCAAGAAAGCCCGACTGCATGATTTTAATGGAAGCAGCGATTATGGCTGTGATGAGACCGACCATGAATGCGCCATTTATTACTTCTAGCGCCGACCATTGCAATCTGATTACGATGCCTGCCCATACCAGAACAAAAAACAAATACAGGAAGCTTACTTTTTTCATACAACGCTCTCCTCATTGCGAAAATAATGACAGACAGAAGCTGAACGGCTTCTGTCTGCCCTTTTTCTCTTATTCAGGTACTACTTGAGCCCATTTGAAGCTTGGGTAGCTATTGACATAATAAGCAACGTCTTCAATATCGCTGTCTGTCATGTACGTGTTTGTATAGAAATAAACAGGCATGAATGGCAGGTCAGTCATCAGGATTTCTTCAGCTTGATGAAGTAGTTCAAAGCGTTTTGCTTCATCTTGCTCCACTTTCGCTTCTGCAATCAGACGGTCATAATCTTCATTCACCCAGTTCGTACGGTTGTTCGGGCTGTCACCGAGGTAATAGTCGAGGTTTGCAACCGGATCAATGAATGAACCGATCCACCCCATACGCGCCATCTGGAAGTTACCCTGTTCAGTTGTTTCCAAATACGTTTTCCATTCCTGGTTCGCCAGCTGCACTTCAACGCCGAGGTTCTGTTTCAGCATTTCCTGTACGGCTTCAGCAAACTTCTTGTGGTTTTCAGATGTATTATACATCAGTGTTACTTCCGGAAGTGTATCCCAGCCTTCTTCAGCCATACCTTCTTCCAAAAGACGTTTCGCTTCTTCATAGTCCTCTTCGAAATAGGCGCCGCCTTCTTCACGGAAATCTCCTTCAGGAGTTGTAACGCCTGTTGGGACCATTGCATATGCCGGAGACTCGCCAGCTCTTGATACGTTTTCAGTCAATGATTCACGGTCAATCGCCATGGCGAACGCTTTACGGACCTTTTGGTTTGTAAACGGTTCTTGCTCTACATTAAACATGTACATATACGTACCATAGTAAGGGATCGACTGGAATTCCGGATTGTCTTTTTCAGCATCCAGTGCATCCGGCGGCAGTGTCATGATAAAGTCGAGCTCATCTGTTTTGAACATCTGATAGTACGTTGTTGCGTCATTTACCATTTCAAAAGTGATTTGTTGCAGATCAATTTGATCGGCATTGA
Above is a genomic segment from Planococcus lenghuensis containing:
- a CDS encoding ABC transporter substrate-binding protein, translating into MKNRRKKLTLTTMSLAALTLAACSSEDAGGAEEALEAQETFIFARGGDAVSLDPAEVTDTESENVSQSILETLTTFEEGTTEVAPMLATDWEVSEDGLTYTFELREDVLFHDGTEFTAEDVVYNFERWAAGDADSFPMYGNVFGGFEGDESHDFASVEAIDENTVEFNLTKTQPTFLKDLALTPFSISSPEAIEEFGAEYGSNPVGTGPFIFGEWQRNDRIVLNAFEDYWLEDHPKVSQVIFRTIPENSARLNSLLSGEVDMINGVDPENYETIEENPDLKLLSRPPLNIGYLGLTVTREPFDNPLVRRALNHAVDKEAMIEAFFGGQAIPAKNPIPPAVAGYNDELEPYPFDPEKAKELLAEAGYPDGFEMELYAMPVARPYMPDAGRVAEYLQSSFADIGVTAEIVTFEWATYLEKAKNGEADAFLLGWTGTNGDADDFIYSLWHGENIGSLNSTQYDNPELNAILEEARTITDQEQRNELYREAQEIMHEDAPIIPLVHASPALAAKENVIGFDPHPTGRVITTTIDFEE
- a CDS encoding M20 family metallopeptidase; the encoded protein is MTQTTEEQTIKKAFDQLDKLYPEMVEIRRDLHMNPELSFQEQRTPAFIAKYLKDLGIEVQTNVGDGGVVGTLRGGKPGKTIALRADFDALPIEDEKEVPFKSQVPGVMHACGHDIHTAALLVTAKVLIGMKEEIPGTVVFLHQHAEELAPGGAKAMVEDGCLDGVDEVYGAHVEVNFPVGQIAVNDGYVQASSDAFDITIHGKGGHGAEPHRSVDPLVIGSHLVVDLQHIVSRRVDPLKPALITIGAFNSGDAHNIIPDKAFLKGTARTYDQDVRRQVEDELKLIVRHTAEKYRAKIDVDFTHGYISLYNHPKETAFIKERSEEIVGKDNVVIKPPDMGGEDFAYYVDKVPGSFFWVGGGNPEIDAIYPHHHPKFDVDEKSMLLTGKVFASAVLNS
- a CDS encoding GbsR/MarR family transcriptional regulator, which produces MNDKFKEARERIIDQNSESQTLFGMSPTVRRLMSVMYYNEKPMTLDEMTEMLGMSKASMSNAVRELDEMGLVEKVWRKGERKDLYRVEEDNYESFFKYFGYHWRKVLTPKKSSLRKSISELNDLKAAGDLDAETAEQIDKDLLKLEAGLEYYDWLSRLVDSFESHEIFDYIPKKPAGEKIPE
- a CDS encoding ABC transporter substrate-binding protein; the encoded protein is MNKKQITSILIALPLSTFLLSACSGNEAADPGADGTTQDIFVFARGGDAVSLDPSEVTDGESENVAQSILETLTTFTEGGTTVEPLLATNWTESEDSLTYTFELREGVKFHDGTDFTAEDVVYNFERWMNGNGQSAPMYGNVFGGYEGDETHDFASIEAIDEYTVEFTLNSPQPTFLKDLALTPFSISSPEAIEEFGEDYRSNPVGTGPFVFEEWQRNDRIMLNAFEDYWLEDHPKLEQVIFRTIPENSARMNALLSGEVDMIAGVDPENIEQIKENPELELYSRPPLNLGYLGMTVTHEPFDDPLVRRALSHAVDKEAMIEAFFGGQAIPAKNPIPPAVEGYNDDIEPYPYDPEKAKEMLAEAGYPDGFEMELWAMPVSRPYMPDAANVAEYLQSSFADIGITAEIVTYEWATYIEKAIDGEADAFLLGWTGMNGDADNFLYTLWHGSNIGATNSTQYDNPELNAILDKARTITDSEQRNELYRQAQEIMHEDPPVIPLVHTSPSLAGKDNITGFDPHPTGRVITTTIDFE
- a CDS encoding MazG nucleotide pyrophosphohydrolase domain-containing protein, which translates into the protein MKDIQEFAGQFQREMGWEVDEKSFEGSRASLLNNYMLLTTEVGEVAEELRKMFNLTYRYASEGMDEETAFRLAQETVRGDIGKELADCLAYITKFANFFEVDLEESFYKKMDEVKNRQNKDTISARHDMGKGR
- a CDS encoding FMN-dependent NADH-azoreductase, producing MTQLLYITAHPHDDTQSYSMAVGNAFIETYKKENPDHEVVNVDLYTEHIPQLDIDIFSGWGKLQSGTGFEELSAEEKGKVGRLSELSEQFIAADKYVFVTPMWNFSFPPVMKAYIDSIAVAGKAFKYTAEGPIGLLTDKKALHIQSRGGIYSEGPAAEMEMGHRYLDILMQFFGVPSFDGLFVEGHAAMPEKADEIKEDAIARAKKAAQNF
- a CDS encoding M14 family zinc carboxypeptidase, producing the protein MIRKKLFTTMGILGLCTALAMPAYAAETASQAETHHHDQAISGFIDYEEMQKTLLQIEKTSKGLVEVDVAGQSFEGRDIFTARVGTGDKVILIQSEIHGNEKTGTVALLNLLKELSNNSKQSQAIREEVTLVVMPQMNPDASVADKRANSMTWADVVADFPQLAGAEPAWNYYDDRVIQSYDYAANPGFDVNRDFNPDFDYVPEADDFPGSSNDPGWFITPEAQTSRDVYTALQEEFGNVDVFIDLHHQGKYYVAGTDNPVTLSLSAQFVPDPSTPEGAEYAEYADTYNYDFSRQLNVAAYESLQSHGNSVFSNISLYSQGLDLPGTALASYALNGSGTVLFEVRGQTQMMGHKEKGKLVKAVERGLTGIIEAVADGSVETLDPEVYETIPTTAYRPADL
- a CDS encoding DUF3899 domain-containing protein; amino-acid sequence: MKKVSFLYLFFVLVWAGIVIRLQWSALEVINGAFMVGLITAIIAASIKIMQSGFLELFLDGFQRLGQAVTGRSNAMERADEQLKQDASLQEFKRSMGDWLFHTVVACSIVSFALSIAGLWMYY
- a CDS encoding peptide ABC transporter substrate-binding protein, whose translation is MKKMLVGMTATLALSSVLAGCSGGAEEGQEGAAVSQEEVEQEITVNAMTEPPTLDPALSTDTTSFWILDHMFEGLYTQDKEGEAVLGVAEDVNISEDGTVYTFTIREDAVWSDGTPVTAENFEYAWKRVLDPATASAFAFYLYYIEGAEAYNKGEGSVEDVAINAVDERTLEVTLNSPLGYFDKLLTQRTFLPLKQEVVEADPNWAAGPETYISNGPFELTEWSHNEQVVIEKNEEYFNADQIDLQQITFEMVNDATTYYQMFKTDELDFIMTLPPDALDAEKDNPEFQSIPYYGTYMYMFNVEQEPFTNQKVRKAFAMAIDRESLTENVSRAGESPAYAMVPTGVTTPEGDFREEGGAYFEEDYEEAKRLLEEGMAEEGWDTLPEVTLMYNTSENHKKFAEAVQEMLKQNLGVEVQLANQEWKTYLETTEQGNFQMARMGWIGSFIDPVANLDYYLGDSPNNRTNWVNEDYDRLIAEAKVEQDEAKRFELLHQAEEILMTDLPFMPVYFYTNTYMTDSDIEDVAYYVNSYPSFKWAQVVPE